Part of the Rhodopirellula islandica genome is shown below.
TTTCCAAGCCGCAGGCGAACGGTGTTCCAAAGCAATCCGAGCGGCGAAACGAATCGCACGGTCGTCGTGGCTCAGGTTTTCGATTGCCAACTGGATCGCGTCCTCTGCACTGACGGGAAGATCTTCGTCATCCACGTGCAGTGCTTCGATGCTTTGACGCAGTTCACGAAGCTGCTTGGCTTCGTCTGACAAAGCAATGACCTCTTCCGCTGCGTTGGCAGCGGCGATGTCACCGGTGTACTTGATCCGGTACAGACCACTTTGCGTGCCTCGTCCGCCAATCGCAAAGTACAACGCGCCGTCGGGGTGAATCACCAAATCGGTCACGGGCAGGGGAGCAGCGGTGGCGAAGGTTTCGTAGGTGCCGCTGTAGCTGGATCCGTCTTCGGTCAAATGAACCGCGTGGATGTTGCCGTAGCTCCAATCGGAAATGAACAGAGCGTTTTCGTACTTCTTTGGGAACTTGGCTCCGTAACCGAACACGATGCCGGTTGGCGAACCAGGGCCAATATCCACGGCGGATCCGAACGAGTCCGGGTAGTAGGCAGGCCATTTGCCGGTGCCGTTTCGCCATCCGAATTCGGAACCGCTGATCACGTGATTGATTCGTGTGGGACGGTACCAAGGTGTGCCGACGTCCCATTCCATGTCGGCGTCGTATGTGAACAGCTCGCCTTGACGGTTCAGGGCGATGTCATAGGGGTTTCGGAAACCGGTCGCGATCAATTCCACTTCGCTGCCATCCGGGTTCAGCGAGCAGATGAATCCACCGGGTGCCATCCGGTTGGCGTTGTGACCGCGAGCATCGGGCATGCGACCGAGCAGGTGATCCTCTTCCCAAACCTTGGGCACTCGCGAGTGAGCGATTTTTTCAGGCAGGTTGGTGTTGTTGCCTGCGACCATGACGATGCGTTTGCCATCGGGCGTCACGAGCAACGCGTGCGGGCCATGCTCACTGCCGCCATTGAGCGGAATGATGTGTTCCTTTTTGTCGTACTGATCGTCGCCATCGGTGTCGGTCAAACGCCACAGTCCACAGGGCTGGTCCCGAGCGTTGACGTTGGCGTAGAGCGAACCGAAAGCGCACAGCAACCCTTGGGCACCGACGAAATCGATCTCGAGTTTTTCGACCTTGGCTTCGCCCGAGCTCATGTCGATCCGGAACAGCCCGCCGGATTGGTCGCAGGCAATCAATCGGCCTTTGGGATCAACGGTCAGGCTGACCCACGAGCCTTCTGAGTCCGCGGCGACTTCGTGCAGCAATTCCACTTCGAAGCCTTCGGGGACTTTGAATTGCTCGGGGGGAGTGACGCCCAAACCGGCGGCCGAAACGGTTGAAAGTGAAAGTTGGCCCAATCCGAGCACGCCACACAGGGCGCCCAGCTGGACGATGGACGACGTGACCGAGCGAAGAAGCCGGGGCAACGAGTTTCCCGCGTGCGTGCTCGCAAAACCGCGGGCTGACGTGGAAGAACGGAGGGATTTCATGGGCGAAACATCTGCCGGGGGGAAGGGGGAGGGTGGGCGCGGTCACAGACCGCTTCCGCGAGCCGCCGCTCTCCAAGACCGCTCGCTGGGGAACGCTCGTTGGCAGGCTGCTCGCGAAAGTCCATATATTAACCGGCAGCCAACGGTATCGCCAACCAACACGCCAAAGATCTTCCCCGCCCCGGATGGGCCGGCGTGGAGGATGCGGTTTGTCCTCGCTTGCGTGTCGGGTTGTTGCTGGGGCGACGGTCTTGCAAGACCACCGTACGGGGGGATGCGGGATTGAGAGAGGAAATTGACAATTGGAAATTGGAAAATCTGAGCGGATCTGGAAGGTGGGTGGCACCTTACGGATGCACTGCAATCCTCGCCCCGGATGGGGCC
Proteins encoded:
- a CDS encoding c-type cytochrome, with protein sequence MPRLLRSVTSSIVQLGALCGVLGLGQLSLSTVSAAGLGVTPPEQFKVPEGFEVELLHEVAADSEGSWVSLTVDPKGRLIACDQSGGLFRIDMSSGEAKVEKLEIDFVGAQGLLCAFGSLYANVNARDQPCGLWRLTDTDGDDQYDKKEHIIPLNGGSEHGPHALLVTPDGKRIVMVAGNNTNLPEKIAHSRVPKVWEEDHLLGRMPDARGHNANRMAPGGFICSLNPDGSEVELIATGFRNPYDIALNRQGELFTYDADMEWDVGTPWYRPTRINHVISGSEFGWRNGTGKWPAYYPDSFGSAVDIGPGSPTGIVFGYGAKFPKKYENALFISDWSYGNIHAVHLTEDGSSYSGTYETFATAAPLPVTDLVIHPDGALYFAIGGRGTQSGLYRIKYTGDIAAANAAEEVIALSDEAKQLRELRQSIEALHVDDEDLPVSAEDAIQLAIENLSHDDRAIRFAARIALEHRSPAAWKATVLSQTDSEAKILGVVALARTGDKADQADAVKALASIDLETLTASQKIDFLRAAGLVAMRLGDFDAAQRDVLIGKIQGQFPSGVDSLDRELAIMAIYLNVPGSTAAVVAALEDSPSQESQIHYAMALRAAKEGWNMDLRRQYLAWFNEMATARGGMSFGGFLDNIKKVTVDGLSDADKKSLVEVLAKPKQTDEAPAGPPREFVKEWKVEDLVDVVSDESHRPDFANGKAMFAAATCYKCHRMGLQGGILGPDLTSAGGKYSPHDMLVSIIEPSKVISDQYGSTQFLTEDGDIITGRVINMHGQVLNVMTNMLDPSSLAQVDRESVIQTRESQVSMMPNGLLDTLTAEEIADLVAYLRAGGNAKHAIYTQPVASR